A window of the Cannabis sativa cultivar Pink pepper isolate KNU-18-1 chromosome X, ASM2916894v1, whole genome shotgun sequence genome harbors these coding sequences:
- the LOC115697285 gene encoding clathrin interactor EPSIN 1 yields the protein MDFMKVFDQTVREIKREVNLKVLKVPEIEQKVLDATDNEPWGPHGSALAEIAQATKKFAECQMVMNVLWTRLAETGKDWRYVYKALTVIEYLVAHGSERAVDDIIEHTFQISSLSSFEYVEPNGKDSGINVRKKAETIVGLLNNKDKIQEVRNKAAANRDKFIGLSSTGISYKSSSTSYGSGSYQSSDRYGGLSGDKFKDSYRDKDQYEEEKYDKDTYSRTRRGSTTEKQGSTLKKGSKEYGSSIPAKKSSSQPSSNAEDDFDDFDPRGTSTTKSAGSSNQADLFGDSLMGDLIDAPTAAPSENSAMHSSSSEVDMFADATFVSAPTKASSQTEVDLFADATFVSAPIQAETGTTSQTKIDVDLFGAQPTMSSSASSTVENFAAFDTVPQPETKSTNAAPTKSNIVDPFAAVPLNNFDDSDPFGAFTSHSDSAPSEPSQNFVNNSSQSQLSGNLSLDSQSSAKKNNFQVKSGIWADSLSRGLIDLNISAPKKVSLVDVGVVGGLGDGFDEINKGPSTSYNMGKAMGSGSGRSGISSSQAIGADDFFSSLSGQQYQYGGFQK from the exons ATGGATTTCATGAAGGTTTTTGACCAGACAGTTCGCGAAAT AAAGAGGGAAGTTAATTTGAAGGTCTTGAAGGTTCCGGAGATTGAACAGAAG GTATTGGATGCAACGGACAATGAACCTTGGGGTCCTCATGGCTCTGCACTAGCTGAGATTGCGCAAGCAACTAAGAAGTT TGCGGAGTGTCAGATGGTTATGAATGTGTTGTGGACAAGATTAGCTGAAACTGGCAAAGATTGGCGCTATGTCTATAAG GCGTTAACTGTGATCGAGTATTTGGTAGCACATGGTTCTGAACGCGCTGTTGATGACATTATTGAGCACACTTTTCAAATTTCG TCATTATCAAGTTTCGAATATGTTGAGCCAAATGGGAAGGATTCAGGAATAAATGTCAGAAAGAAGGCAGAAACCATCGTTGGCCTTTTGAataataaagataaaatacaaGAAGTTAGAAACAAAGCTGCTGCAAACCGTGACAA GTTCATTGGCCTTTCATCTACTGGAATATCTTACAAGTCAAGTTCAACTTCTTACGGTAGTGGCAGCTACCAAAGTAGTGACCGCTATGGAGGTCTTAGCGGAGATAAGTTCAAGGATAGCTATAGAGACAAAGATcagtatgaagaagaaaagtatGATAAGGATACTTATAGTAGGACACGCCGTGGGTCTACTACTGAGAAACAAGGAAGCACCTTGAAGAAGGGTTCAAAAGAATATGGCAG TTCAATTCCTGCAAAAAAAAGCTCAAGCCAGCCTTCAAGCAATGCTGAGGATGATTTTGATGACTTTGATCCACGTGGGACTTCCACTACAA AGTCTGCTGGAAGCTCTAACCAGGCGGATCTGTTTGGGGACAGTTTGATGGGAGACCTCATAGATGCTCCTACAGCTGCTCCATCAGAAAATTCTGCTATGCATAGCAGTTCATCGGAGGTTGATATGTTTGCTGATGCAACTTTTGTCTCAGCACCAACTAAAGCAAGTTCTCAAACTGAG GTTGATCTGTTTGCTGATGCAACCTTTGTATCAGCCCCAATTCAGGCTGAAACTGGAACAACTTCTCAAACTAAG ATCGATGTTGATCTTTTTGGGGCACAACCAACCATGTCTTCTTCAGCTTCTTCCACAGTGGAGAATTTTGCAGCCTTTGACACAGTTCCTCAGCCAGAAACTAAGTCCACTAATGCTGCCCCAACAAAATCAAACATTGTGGATCCTTTTGCTGCAGTTCCTCTTAACAATTTTGATGATTCTGATCCTTTTGGTGCATTCACCTCTCATTCTGATTCAGCACCGTCGGAACCTTCCCAAAATTTTGTCAATAACAGCAGTCAAAGTCAGTTGAGTGGAAATCTTTCATTGGACTCACAGTCATCAGCCAAGAAGAATAATTTCCAAGTGAAATCTGGAATTTGGGCAGACTCACTAAGCCGCGGTTTAATTGATCTTAATATATCTGCTC CCAAAAAAGTATCTCTCGTGGACGTCGGTGTCGTGGGTGGATTAGGTGATGGATTCGATGAAATTAACAAAGGACCCTCA
- the LOC133032447 gene encoding uncharacterized protein LOC133032447 has translation MKQLRDILATLNRPPTTASAPEAPADPSTPPPAASPPVEEDEVFPDDYDPYEGAPATPIEAQPLIHVHDTESQGEILSIEAQPAVVKSQKRKRKPPVWFGDYTEMKRRHRPSSTFDPLEPPDEKLLTTFRKWCVGLIPNHRLRDLRSGDYGPGFFWIMLTPKEWLTDDVSKVFYNITSLYNFMCN, from the coding sequence ATGAAGCAGCTCAGAGACATATTGGCCACGTTGAATCGTCCGCCAACGACAGCTTCAGCACCGGAGGCCCCAGCAGATCCATCTACCCCACCACCAGCTGCTTCACCCCCAGTAGAAGAGGATGAGGTCTTCCCCGACGATTACGATCCTTATGAGGGAGCTCCAGCGACTCCGATCGAGGCACAACCTCttatccatgtacatgacaccgagtcgcagggtgagattctgtcgatagaggcacaacctgcagtggttaagagtcagaagaggaagagaaagcctcctgtatggttcggtgactatacggagatgaagaggagacataggccatcttcgacttttgatcccctggagccaccggatgagaaattattaaccactttccgaaagtggtgtgttggactcattccaaaccaccgacttcgggatttgagaagtggtgattacggtccaggattcttttggataatgctcacaccaaaggaatggcttacagatgacgtaagtaaagtattttataatattacttcactttacaactttatgtgcaattaa
- the LOC133032340 gene encoding uncharacterized protein LOC133032340, with the protein MWEYLHMVLKHMTDTFIGKFYYFTVKFCCFVLFLLLGMYFSVNMHHGGKWFIDNGLRKYEGGTVTEFDKCHSNMFNMMELEGMMMQIQWCHGPLHFWFRPKDKLLNDGFVLKGDKDLLSMFDDVRRKRYRKVEVYVDLFGTFGGDCLELAVVGGPSQKTTIKHSTIAGPKLKRCIIEELPDDADVVVDVRVSAQPEDYVMSKAALKNLEEELADYLEASSGDSEQHVDELFMYMPDIEEDSEDNSVENLDNDSSGDSDSSVQILENVEEIEGIFGEVGFTAEDNPTEAHIEKAQSPTKSPTQTRKRPRQTPTLSPPQSQKRPRQTLTNSPPQTRKRVRQTPIKSSPQTRKKQAPTVSETLPQSATQTRKLPTESPSGTPSQTPIQTRNRTPQTSDHFATQSGTKTPTKKPYQTPIQTRNRTPQPMTTLQPNQAPKHQLKNPPKHPSKPEIKHPKPGPNLQPNQPPKHPSKPPPAHPKAITILLPNHPPKPPPKPEKPHPKPEKPHPKPDPNSLPDHPPKHLPKPHPKPDQPHPKPGPKLHPKHLTKPPVVVTILLPNHPPKHLPKHPPKLKKPHPNPVTNLLPNHPPKYPPIYICLVACKAGFKFCRPIIGLDGCFLKGYCRVGVSGTIQWGKRSLTS; encoded by the exons ATGTGGGAATATTTGCACATGGTGTTAAAGCATATGACAGACACTTTTATTGGAAAGTTCTATTATTTTACTGTtaaattttgttgttttgttcTTTTCTTGTTGCTAGGTATGTACTTTAGTGTAAATATGCACCATGGGGGTAAATGGTTCATTGACAATGGTTTGAGAAAGTATGAGGGTGGCACTGTCACTGAGTTTGACAAGTGTCACagtaatatgtttaatatgatGGAACTAGAAGGGATGATGATGCAAATACAGTGGTGCCATGGTCCTCTGCATTTCTGGTTTAGGCCTAAAGATAAACTGTTGAATGATGGATTTGTGCTTAAGGGTGATAAGGATTTGCTGAGTATGTTTGATGACGTGAGAAGGAAGAGGTATAGGAAAGTTGAGGTTTATGTGGATCTATTTGGGACTTTTGGAGGGGATTGTCTTGAATTGGCAGTTGTTGGTGGCCCTAGTCAGAAGACAACAATAAAACACTCTACAATAGCTGGGCCTAAGTTGAAAAGATGCATAATAGAAGAACTCCCTGATGATGcagatgttgttgttgatgttcgAGTAAGTGCCCAACCTGAAGACTATGTTATGAGCAAGGCAGCACTTAAGAATCTTGAGGAGGAACTAGCAGATTATTTAGAAGCTAGTAGTGGTGATTCTGAGCAACATGTTGATGAGTTATTTATGTACATGCCAGATATTGAAGAAGACAGTGAAGACAATAGTGTGGAGAATTTAGACAATGACTCAAGTGGAGACAGTGACTCTAGTGTACAGATATTAGAAAATGTAGAAGAAATTGAAGGTATATTTGGAGAAGTTGGATTCACTGCTGAGGATAACCCAACAGAGGCCCACATAGAAAAGGCCCAATCACCAACCAAAAGTCCAACTCAAACCAGGAAAAGGCCAAGGCAAACCCCAACCCTCAGTCCCCCACAATCCCAAAAAAGGCCAAGGCAAACCCTAACCAACAGTCCACCCCAAACCAGGAAAAGGGTAAGGCAGACCCCAATCAAAAGTTCACCACAAACCAGAAAGAAACAAGCGCCAACAGTTTCTGAAACCCTACCCCAATCAGCCACCCAAACCAGAAAACTACCAACCGAATCCCCAAGTGGAACACCATCCCAAACACCCATCCAAACCAGAAATAGAACACCCCAAACCAGTGACCACTTTGCAACCCAATCAGGCACCAAAACACCAACCAAAAAACCCTACCAAACACCCATCCAAACCAGAAATAGAACACCCCAACCAATGACCACTTTGCAACCCAATCAGGCACCAAAACACCAACTAAAAAACCCTCCCAAACACCCATCCAAACCAGAAATAAAACACCCCAAACCAGGTCCCAATTTGCAACCCAACCAGCCACCAAAACACCCATCCAAACCACCACCAGCACACCCAAAAGCAATCACCATCTTGCTTCCCAATCACCCACCAAAACCCCCACCCAAACCAGAAAAACCCCACCCCAAACCAGAAAAACCCCACCCTAAACCAGATCCCAATTCACTTCCAGATCACCCACCAAAACACCTGCCAAAACCACACCCCAAACCAGATCAACCACACCCCAAACCAGGTCCAAAACTGCATCCTAAACACCTCACCAAACCACCAGTAGTAGTGACCATCTTGCTTCCCAATCACCCACCAAAACACCTGCCAAAACACCCACCCAAACTAAAAAAACCACACCCCAACCCAGTCACCAATTTACTTCCCAATCACCCACCAAAATACCCACCAATTTACATCTGCCTTGTAGCTTGTAAAGCTGGCTTCAAGTTTTGCAGACCAATTATTGGGCTGGATGGGTGCTTCTTGAAAGGCTATTGCAGAG TTGGAGTAAGTGGAACAATCCAGTGGGGAAAAAGATCTTTGACATCCTAG
- the LOC115697297 gene encoding MLO-like protein 1: MSGGGEGESLEYTPTWIVAVVCSVIVAISLAAERLLHYLGQVLNNKNQKPLYEALQKIKEELMLLGFISLLLTVSQNTISKFCVPASLVDNLLPCKRPHQEANDSSSSTSHHISGSFRRLLEETSTAHLGYCAHKKKVPLLSVEALHHLHIFIFVLAIVHVTFCVLTVVFGGVKIRQWKRWEDSIANESYDTEQAVLKSKKKVTSVHQHAFIKDHFLGFGKDSALLGWLHAFVKQFYASVTKSDYATMRLGFIMTHCRGNLKFNFHKYMIRALEDDFKKVVGISWYLWVFVVIFLLLNVNGWHTYFWIAFIPFFLLLAVGTKLEHVITQLAHEVAEKHVAIEGDLIVQPSDDHFWFHRPQIVLFLIHFILFQNSFEIAFFFWILVQYSFNSCIMGHVRYIVPRLVIGVFIQVLCSYSTLPLYAIVTQMGTSYKKAIFEERMQVGIVNWAQKVKKKKGFKAALIGSGAGSGSGSGSGSGSGSTPAQPISDTGSASVGIQLGRFVPKASKPERSDDSK, encoded by the exons ATGAGTGGCGGTGGAGAAGGTGAGTCCTTGGAGTATACTCCCACATGGATCGTCGCCGTCGTCTGCTCTGTCATCGTCGCCATTTCTCTCGCCGCGGAGCGTCTTCTCCACTATCTCGGTCAGGTTTTGAATAATAAGAACCAGAAGCCTCTATACGAGGCCTTGCAGAAGATCAAGGAGGAGTTGATGCTTTTGGGTTTCATTTCGCTTCTCCTCACTGTTTCGCAGAACACAATTTCAAAGTTTTGCGTACCTGCTTCTTTGGTCGACAATCTCCTCCCTTGTAAGCGCCCTCATCAGGAAGCTAATGATTCGTCTTCTTCAACCTCTCATCACATCTCCGGCTCTTTCAGACGCCTTCTTGAAGAAACTTCCACTGCTCATTTGGGTTATTGCGCTCATAAG AAAAAAGTACCCCTTTTATCCGTTGAAGCATTGCACCATTTGCATATCTTTATCTTCGTCCTAGCCATTGTCCATGTCACTTTCTGTGTTCTCACTGTTGTGTTTGGAGGTGTAAAG ATACGTCAATGGAAACGTTGGGAGGATTCTATTGCAAATGAGAGTTATGACACTGAACAAG CTGTTCTTAAGTCTAAGAAAAAGGTAACAAGCGTCCATCAACACGCGTTCATTAAGGACCACTTTTTGGGTTTTGGTAAAGACTCAGCTCTACTAGGCTGGCTG CATGCTTTTGTTAAGCAATTTTATGCATCTGTGACCAAATCAGATTATGCGACCATGCGGTTAGGATTCATCATG ACTCACTGCAGGGGAaatcttaagtttaattttcacAAATATATGATACGTGCTCTCGAAGATGATTTCAAGAAAGTTGTTGGGATAAG TTGGTACCTTTGGGTTTTTGTGGTCATCTTCTTGTTGCTGAATGTTAATG GCTGGCACACATATTTTTGGATAGCATTCATTCCTTTCTTT cTTCTACTTGCCGTGGGCACTAAACTGGAGCATGTCATTACTCAATTGGCTCATGAAGTTGCTGAGAAACATGTAGCAATAGAAGGAGATCTAATAGTTCAGCCATCAGATGATCACTTTTGGTTTCATCGTCCCCAGATTGTCCTCTTCCTGATTCATTTCATCcttttccaaaattcatttGAGATTGCGTTTTTCTTCTGGATATTG GTTCAATATTCATTTAACTCCTGTATAATGGGACACGTTCGTTACATTGTCCCAAGACTTGTCATTGG GGTGTTCATTCAGGTTCTCTGTAGTTACAGCACTCTCCCGCTCTATGCCATTGTCACACAG ATGGGAACTTCTTACAAGAAAGCCATATTTGAGGAGCGCATGCAAGTAGGAATTGTTAATTGGGCTCAGAAGGTCAAGAAAAAGAAGGGATTTAAAGCAGCCCTCATTGGTTCCGGTGCTGGCTCAGGCTCAGGCTCAGGCTCAGGCTCGGGATCAGGCTCTACTCCTGCTCAACCAATTTCTGATACTGGTTCTGCATCTGTGGGAATTCAGCTGGGAAGATTTGTGCCCAAAGCATCAAAGCCAGAGCGGAGTGATGACTCTAAGTGA